A single region of the Biomaibacter acetigenes genome encodes:
- a CDS encoding M20 family metallopeptidase, giving the protein MDVSDIEELKKEAFKIEDEMAGEIEGISDFIFNHPELGGEEFESSKFLANLLSNYGFEVVYPYLNIPTAFRAEIGTQDRPAFAFLAEYDALPGMGDDGSPAHACGHNWISATSVGAGLVLGRIKEKLPGRIVVFGTPAEETLGYKVNMVEKGAFETIDAAFQLHLENNNLLNTSALAMDALEFEFTGKAAHAASFPHEGINALDAVNLTFAGINALRQHVTSDVRIHGIITKGGEAPNIVPDYCACRFYVRANRRHYLNKVSERIINCARGAAFMTGAKLTVNRFENPLDDLVINPVLRKIGEQNLRMAGFDDFKEIDEFPGSSDIGNVSHVVPTVYGYIDIGPKVEVHEREFVKYANGPDAKIRLHKAVKGMVGTTIDVLLQPGLLEEIKKAFALSVKKS; this is encoded by the coding sequence GTGGATGTTTCAGACATCGAGGAATTAAAAAAAGAAGCCTTCAAGATAGAAGACGAAATGGCAGGTGAAATAGAAGGAATCAGCGACTTCATATTTAACCATCCGGAGCTGGGCGGAGAAGAATTTGAATCATCAAAATTTCTGGCTAATCTTCTCTCCAATTACGGATTTGAAGTAGTCTATCCTTACCTTAATATACCTACGGCTTTCAGGGCTGAAATTGGCACACAGGATCGTCCTGCCTTTGCTTTTCTTGCCGAATATGACGCCCTCCCCGGCATGGGTGACGACGGAAGTCCCGCCCATGCCTGCGGCCACAACTGGATTTCCGCCACCTCCGTGGGAGCAGGTCTTGTCCTCGGGCGGATTAAAGAAAAACTTCCGGGCCGGATAGTAGTTTTTGGCACTCCCGCCGAGGAGACTTTGGGATACAAGGTTAATATGGTGGAAAAGGGGGCTTTTGAGACAATAGATGCGGCCTTCCAGTTGCACCTGGAAAATAACAATCTTTTAAATACATCAGCCCTGGCCATGGATGCATTGGAATTTGAATTTACCGGCAAAGCAGCCCATGCTGCATCTTTCCCCCACGAGGGTATTAACGCCCTGGATGCGGTAAATCTCACATTTGCAGGGATAAACGCCCTGAGGCAGCACGTCACCTCCGATGTTCGTATTCATGGGATCATAACCAAAGGCGGTGAGGCGCCAAATATTGTGCCCGATTATTGCGCCTGCAGGTTTTATGTCAGAGCCAACCGCCGACATTATTTAAACAAGGTAAGTGAAAGAATAATAAACTGTGCCCGGGGGGCAGCATTTATGACAGGGGCTAAACTGACGGTAAACCGCTTCGAAAACCCTTTGGATGACCTTGTAATAAACCCTGTCTTACGGAAGATAGGTGAGCAAAATCTCAGGATGGCAGGTTTCGACGACTTCAAGGAAATTGATGAATTTCCGGGTTCATCAGATATCGGCAATGTCAGCCACGTGGTACCCACCGTCTATGGCTATATAGATATCGGACCAAAGGTGGAAGTGCATGAGCGTGAATTTGTAAAATATGCCAATGGACCAGATGCAAAAATAAGGCTGCACAAAGCCGTTAAGGGTATGGTCGGCACAACTATAGATGTACTTTTACAACCCGGGCTGTTGGAAGAAATTAAAAAAGCCTTCGCCCTGTCCGTTAAAAAAAGTTAG
- a CDS encoding DUF3343 domain-containing protein codes for MSIRYNLYITFPSIHDVLAMEKALKSVRDTSIRFEIVPTPQSLTKSCSSCIKTDEQNKGAILEIARKTHIPVTGVYLMEDKFS; via the coding sequence TTGAGTATAAGATATAACTTATACATCACCTTCCCTTCTATTCATGATGTCCTTGCCATGGAGAAGGCTTTGAAAAGTGTCAGAGATACCAGCATACGGTTTGAAATTGTACCGACGCCCCAATCATTAACAAAAAGCTGCAGTTCCTGCATAAAAACCGATGAACAAAATAAAGGGGCAATCCTGGAGATTGCCCGCAAAACACATATCCCTGTGACAGGTGTTTATTTAATGGAAGATAAGTTCAGTTAA
- the gap gene encoding type I glyceraldehyde-3-phosphate dehydrogenase, with protein sequence MKLKVAINGFGRIGKNALRIWLENRKNDMDVVAINSTSGPRAHAHLFKYDSVYGIFPGSVDASDDTIIINGKPIPFFSEKNPENMPWAELGVDIVIESTGKLKKKADAIKHIKAGAKRVIITAPAEEADKTLVMGVNEGDFVPERDYIISAASCTTNCLAPVVRVLDENLRIINGSLTTVHAYTADQQLMDKPHKDLRRARGAAMSIIPTTTGAAKAIGQVMPHLSGKLNGCAFRVPTPAVSIIDFVANVERPTSKEEVNNMFKEASRGRLKGILDYTEEPLVSTDFLKNPHSSIIDGISTMVIDDMIVKVLAWYDNEYGYTMRVLDLADYVYNACRREEMREKYNTCVQLN encoded by the coding sequence ATGAAATTAAAAGTCGCTATCAATGGATTTGGCAGGATAGGTAAGAACGCTCTCAGAATCTGGCTGGAAAACAGGAAAAATGACATGGATGTAGTGGCCATTAACAGCACCAGCGGGCCAAGGGCTCATGCGCATCTTTTCAAATATGACTCGGTATACGGTATTTTTCCGGGCAGTGTGGATGCCTCGGACGATACCATTATCATAAATGGCAAACCCATCCCGTTTTTCTCGGAAAAAAATCCCGAGAATATGCCCTGGGCAGAGCTGGGGGTCGACATAGTTATAGAATCTACAGGAAAATTGAAGAAAAAAGCCGATGCAATAAAGCATATAAAAGCCGGAGCAAAGAGGGTGATCATAACGGCACCGGCGGAAGAAGCCGATAAGACCCTTGTGATGGGTGTCAATGAAGGTGATTTTGTACCAGAGAGAGATTACATAATCTCGGCGGCATCCTGCACCACTAACTGTCTCGCACCGGTGGTAAGGGTGCTGGATGAAAACCTCAGGATTATAAACGGTTCCCTGACCACCGTCCATGCCTACACCGCCGACCAGCAGCTGATGGATAAACCCCATAAAGATTTGAGGCGGGCCAGGGGGGCCGCCATGTCCATCATACCCACTACCACCGGAGCGGCAAAGGCCATAGGACAGGTGATGCCCCACCTTTCTGGAAAGCTCAACGGATGCGCCTTCAGAGTCCCCACCCCGGCGGTATCCATCATAGACTTCGTGGCCAATGTGGAGAGGCCTACTTCTAAAGAAGAGGTAAATAACATGTTCAAGGAGGCCAGCCGGGGAAGATTAAAGGGAATCCTTGACTATACGGAGGAACCCCTGGTTTCCACCGACTTTCTCAAAAATCCTCATTCATCCATTATAGACGGAATTTCTACCATGGTCATCGATGACATGATAGTTAAAGTTCTGGCCTGGTACGACAACGAGTACGGCTATACCATGAGGGTGCTGGACCTGGCCGACTATGTATATAATGCATGCCGCCGGGAAGAGATGCGGGAAAAATATAATACCTGTGTGCAGCTTAACTGA
- a CDS encoding phosphodiester glycosidase family protein, with the protein MLHKKKFLCPWKSRFLPIFLAVLIMLGSFPVFAQEISLYEESQNFPVTRGVTYEGKTLFTSLGWQKIHILKVDLSSENIDIDSLLPGKGLSQREALSKMVQENNAVAGINGDFFIMATPSAPIGAQVKDGRLVSSPSNRKDMAAFGLTMDKLPEILRMEFSGKVEAPDGTTFDIGGINKIGDGYGKIHIYTPDFGTVTPAVSNTVSDLTFAIVRNNRIVNIIDGKTADIPEDGLVLAAGGDGANFLKSRFSTGDTIKLHLNMTPDISNLKMALGGGAVLVENGAVPASFSHDIPGSNPRTAVGFSADKKTMFLVVVDGRQAESRGMTQKEMAELMVKLGASFALNLDGGGSSTMVVRPLGEKQPQVINSVSGGVQRLITNGIGIFSRASAGNVYGLKIVADSFNIPRGGHRTFEMRAYDKNYNPLDIDVSSVKWSVSNNLGTFKNNVFFAVKSGYGQVTATLGSIKATQEIKVLSDGAALSVSPGKVQINNGAKKAFDVTIIDKEGYKAPVEPFDVKWEVMGNIGSFNNGEFVAGENPGSGAIIAGFSGLKAGALVLVGMGEKILDDFEKPDGREFSSYPSTTGGAFSIVTQPEPVNSGTSSGKLAYEFPVGNSTRAAYVNFGSNGLPLPVGTVKLSLMVYGQARGHWLRGTVTDADGNEYNIDFSKDVNWQGWKKVEAELPDGKQPFSLKRIYLVEIDPSDSDSGAIYLDNLAAAVAGKYDSSLLPPPSPWFDTANTSSKTGNIVIGAFGSLAMDSSPESQKMASLIASLTNQYRPKMNLIAGQTSINSKISSNSPLAAFIKNMKTAGTGYKTLADNEAFFIFLDSSRGSLRLTDYNQWIKLRQDLNALPISKTVFIAIDRAPETFSDSLEGNLLKKILSDYVKNKNLNIWMLYGGAERFGARMENGVHYVSLPGTNAKEPSVTIFNIGRGQVYYKVVPVVEKIVSETPAVKRVLLPI; encoded by the coding sequence ATGTTACATAAAAAGAAGTTTTTGTGCCCCTGGAAAAGCAGGTTTTTACCTATTTTCCTGGCAGTTTTGATTATGCTGGGTAGTTTCCCGGTTTTCGCCCAGGAAATATCTCTCTATGAGGAATCTCAAAACTTTCCTGTAACAAGGGGAGTGACTTACGAGGGTAAAACCCTTTTTACATCCCTGGGATGGCAAAAGATTCACATTCTGAAAGTGGACCTCTCTTCGGAAAATATTGACATTGATTCTCTTCTGCCGGGAAAGGGCCTCTCGCAAAGGGAAGCTCTCAGCAAGATGGTGCAGGAGAACAATGCCGTAGCGGGTATAAATGGCGATTTCTTTATCATGGCCACACCTTCCGCTCCCATAGGAGCCCAGGTGAAAGACGGCAGGCTGGTATCATCGCCTTCCAACCGCAAGGACATGGCAGCTTTTGGGCTAACCATGGATAAATTGCCTGAGATTCTCCGGATGGAGTTTTCGGGAAAAGTTGAAGCTCCCGATGGAACCACCTTCGATATCGGAGGAATCAACAAAATTGGAGATGGTTACGGTAAAATACATATATATACCCCGGATTTCGGAACCGTAACTCCCGCAGTTTCCAATACTGTTTCTGATCTCACTTTCGCCATTGTAAGAAACAACAGGATAGTAAATATTATAGACGGAAAAACCGCCGATATCCCTGAAGACGGTCTGGTGCTGGCTGCCGGGGGAGACGGGGCCAACTTCCTTAAAAGCCGTTTTAGCACTGGAGACACCATAAAGCTGCACCTCAATATGACTCCGGATATTTCAAACTTAAAGATGGCCCTGGGCGGCGGCGCGGTTCTGGTGGAAAACGGAGCGGTTCCTGCCAGTTTTTCCCATGATATTCCCGGCAGTAATCCCCGGACCGCTGTCGGATTTTCTGCCGACAAAAAGACTATGTTTCTGGTGGTGGTAGACGGTCGCCAGGCCGAAAGCCGCGGTATGACCCAGAAGGAAATGGCGGAACTCATGGTGAAGCTCGGGGCTTCTTTTGCCCTGAATCTTGACGGGGGCGGCTCCTCCACCATGGTGGTGCGCCCTCTGGGAGAAAAGCAGCCTCAGGTGATAAATAGCGTTTCAGGTGGAGTGCAAAGGTTAATAACCAACGGCATAGGCATCTTTTCCAGAGCATCCGCCGGAAATGTCTATGGTCTCAAGATAGTGGCCGATTCCTTTAACATCCCCAGAGGGGGGCACCGGACCTTCGAAATGCGGGCCTACGATAAAAATTACAACCCTCTGGATATAGACGTAAGCAGCGTGAAGTGGAGCGTCTCCAACAACCTCGGCACCTTCAAAAATAATGTGTTTTTCGCCGTAAAATCCGGTTACGGCCAGGTGACGGCCACCCTGGGGAGCATTAAGGCCACCCAGGAGATAAAGGTGCTCTCCGACGGGGCCGCGCTTTCGGTGAGTCCCGGAAAAGTTCAGATAAATAATGGGGCAAAAAAGGCCTTTGATGTCACCATAATCGATAAGGAAGGATATAAGGCGCCTGTGGAACCCTTTGATGTAAAATGGGAAGTAATGGGCAATATCGGAAGCTTTAACAATGGAGAATTTGTAGCCGGTGAAAACCCTGGAAGCGGCGCCATCATCGCCGGTTTTTCAGGTTTAAAAGCCGGAGCTCTGGTACTGGTGGGCATGGGCGAAAAGATTCTGGATGACTTTGAAAAACCCGATGGCAGGGAATTTTCTTCATATCCATCCACTACAGGGGGGGCCTTCTCCATCGTGACACAGCCGGAACCGGTAAATAGCGGCACATCTTCCGGAAAACTTGCCTATGAATTCCCGGTCGGGAATAGCACCAGGGCAGCTTATGTAAACTTTGGCAGCAATGGTCTTCCCCTACCTGTGGGAACCGTCAAGCTCTCGCTTATGGTCTACGGCCAGGCCCGCGGTCACTGGCTCCGGGGTACGGTGACAGATGCTGATGGAAACGAATACAATATTGATTTTTCAAAGGATGTAAACTGGCAGGGGTGGAAGAAGGTGGAAGCTGAGCTTCCCGATGGCAAGCAGCCCTTCAGCTTGAAACGCATATACCTGGTGGAAATAGATCCCAGCGACAGTGATTCCGGAGCCATATATCTGGATAATCTTGCGGCAGCGGTGGCCGGAAAATACGATAGCTCGCTCCTACCGCCGCCATCTCCATGGTTTGATACGGCAAACACTTCTTCAAAAACCGGAAATATTGTCATAGGCGCTTTTGGGAGTTTAGCCATGGATTCCAGCCCTGAAAGCCAGAAAATGGCGAGTCTTATAGCGTCTTTAACAAATCAATACAGACCTAAAATGAATTTAATAGCAGGCCAGACATCTATAAACAGCAAAATATCATCCAACAGTCCGCTGGCAGCTTTCATAAAAAATATGAAAACTGCAGGTACGGGTTATAAAACTTTAGCGGATAATGAAGCCTTCTTCATCTTCCTGGATTCCTCCAGAGGAAGTCTGAGGCTTACGGATTACAACCAGTGGATAAAGCTCAGGCAGGATTTGAATGCACTACCGATATCCAAAACAGTATTCATAGCCATAGATAGAGCGCCCGAAACTTTTTCAGATTCCCTGGAAGGCAACCTGCTGAAAAAAATACTTTCAGACTATGTAAAAAATAAAAACCTCAACATCTGGATGCTTTACGGCGGGGCCGAACGTTTCGGTGCCAGAATGGAAAACGGTGTGCATTATGTTTCACTGCCCGGAACCAATGCAAAAGAACCGTCTGTGACCATTTTCAACATTGGAAGGGGCCAGGTATACTACAAGGTAGTGCCGGTAGTAGAAAAAATAGTATCCGAAACCCCGGCCGTAAAAAGGGTCTTGCTGCCGATCTGA
- a CDS encoding copper amine oxidase N-terminal domain-containing protein has protein sequence MTVKVNGKEISFPDQQPYLNKDGRTMVPVRFISESLGAKVSWDEKTKTVTITGKDRAGESRTVKLKIGENKAVINGKAVTFDTRAEFKNGRTMVPLRFVSEVLGAKVTWDQNTKTVDINE, from the coding sequence ATGACTGTAAAAGTCAACGGCAAGGAGATTTCCTTCCCGGACCAGCAGCCTTATCTCAATAAAGACGGGCGCACCATGGTGCCGGTAAGGTTTATATCCGAAAGCCTGGGGGCGAAAGTCAGCTGGGATGAAAAGACAAAGACAGTAACTATAACGGGCAAAGACAGAGCAGGTGAAAGCAGAACCGTTAAATTGAAGATCGGAGAAAACAAGGCCGTTATAAACGGCAAGGCAGTAACCTTCGACACAAGAGCCGAGTTCAAAAACGGCAGGACCATGGTGCCCCTGAGGTTCGTGAGCGAAGTCCTGGGCGCAAAGGTAACATGGGACCAAAATACAAAGACCGTCGATATCAATGAATAA